The Cytophagia bacterium CHB2 nucleotide sequence TTCGACCGCGACGTATCCCGACGAGCCTTTAACGGCGGTAGCGGTCGACCGTATGTGCCCCTTACTTGCCCCTTCTAAATCCCTTGAAATTGTTTGTCAACAAATCTTCCGCTCACGTTGGCGTCTTCGAATGTTTCTTTTTGCGCCAGAAACGTGAGCTTTATATCAAAAGTTCCGTCGGTATGAGTCATCTTGACTTCATCCTTGTTGAGAGTGGGTTGCATATGATGACATGACAGAAAAGTAACAAAATCATAATCTTTTGCCGTGGGTTTTCAGGGCATTCTTGCCGAATTCTTGCTTGTATCTCTTCGCCATTTTACCTATTTTCCAGTTGCTTCAAACGAGATTTTTAGAATTCGCCTGGCATAGTCAATAATTTTGACATGGCGAGGGAAACAGACTCTTTTTGTTATGTTAAGAGCTTTTGCCATGCTAGGATCAGCAAAAATCTTTCATCGCTCTTTATGATCTTGCAAGAAATCAATCTTTAGCACAATACTCCCATGACGCCGATTCGTACCGAAGCTGACCGCCTGTCGCTGCACACGCAGATTCGCGAGAAAATCCGCGAAGTTCGCACGAAAGTAAAAATCAAAGGGCCGGATTTCCCGCCGGAGCTGGAATGGCTGAACACCGGCCGTCCGCTCTCGCTCAAAGAACTGCGCGGCAAAATCGTGCTGCTTGATTTCTGGACGTATTGTTGCATCAATTGCATGCACGTGTTGCCGGATTTGAAATATCTTGAAGAAAAGTATGCCGGCCGGCCGTTCGTCGTGATTGGCGTACACTCCGCCAAATTCACCAACGAAAAAGAAGCCGCACACGTGCGCCAGGCTGTGTTGCGTTATGAAGTCGAACACCCGGTGGTGGTTGATCAGGATTATCAGGTTTGGCAGGCGTACACGGTGCGCGCCTGGCCTACGCTGGTTATGATCGATCCGGAAGGCTATTTGCTCGGCGTGTTCTCCGGTGAAGGCAATCGTGACATCTTGGAAAACTATCTTGAAGTGGCGCTCGCCATTTTCGAAGAAGAGGGCAAACTCGACAATTCGCCGGTGGCATTGCAACCCGAGCGGCTGGATCTGCCGGACTCGCTTTTGAGTTATCCCGGAAAGATTGCAGCGGACGCCAAAACGCATCGTTTGATTATTGCAGATTCCGGACACAATCGCCTGATCGTCTGCACGCCGGACGGCGTGATTCGCGACATTATTGGCAGCGGCCTGCCGGGCAATGCCGACGGCGATTTCGAAACCGCGCATTTTTATCATCCGCAAGGCCTGGCGTTTCATGGCGAAGATTTGATCGTGTGCGACACCGACAATCATCTCCTGCGCCGCGTTGATTTTGGCGCGCGCAGCGTGACCACGATTGCCGGCACGGGCGAACAAGGCGGCTACGGCCAACGCGGCGGCGCCGCGTTGAAAGTCGCGCTCAACTCGCCGTGGGATATTTTTATTCATGCGAACATGGGTTATATCGCGATGGCCGGGCCGCATCAGATTTGGTCGATCGATTTGAAAACGCATCGTCTTGAACCCTTTGCCGGGAGCGGCCACGAAGCGCGGCGTGACGGCGAGCGCTTGGGGGCGGCATTTGCGCAGCCGAGCGGCATTACCGGCGAAGTGATCGGCAATCAATTGCTGCGTTTATTTATTGCGGACAGCGAAATTTCATGTGTGCGGCAAATCGATCTGCGCAGCGAGAAAGTCGGCACGCTGGTGGGCGGTGATCTCTTTCAATTCGGCGATCACGACGGCGCGGAAGACAGTGTGCGGCTGCAGCATCCGCTGGGCGTTCATTTTCATGACGGCAAAGTCTTTCTGGCCGACACCTACAATCACAAAATCAAGGTTCTCGATCCCAACCTGCGCCTGTGCAAGACGCTGTTCGGGGACGGCACGCCCGGCTTTGAAAACGGCCGTGCGCCGCGTTTCTTTGAGCCTTCCGGTTTGGCGGTGTTGCATGGCAAGCTTTACGTTGCGGATACCAACAACCATGCGATTCGCGCGCTCGATCTGCACACCAAGCAGGCCGCAACTTTGAATCTCAAGCCGCAAGGGCTGCCATTGGCCGATCATCTGGTTGCGATGGGCACGCCCGCACAGCGCTTGGCGCAACAGGTTTTGCGGCCGGGCACAGCCCATGTATATGTCAAAATCGCGCTGCCGGAAACGATGGTCTTCAATGAAGGCTCGCCGTTGCAAATTCTGGCGCGTAGCCGCAATGACTCCTTGCGCCTGCCGGAAACAATGATGACGGTGCCCAGCCCCTCGCATGAAGTTGTCTTGCCGGTGCTCGTGTCCGCTGTCGAGGAAGAATCCGCCCTGCGCTTGGAAATGATTTACTACTACTGCGACAAATCGAACAATCTGTGCCTGGTGCGGCAGGCGGTTTATGAGCTTCCCATCAGAATCACAAATTCCGGTGCAGATCGAATCGAGATTGTAGACGCGCCGGCGTGAGGCACGGCAACGCGCATGCTTGCTGTTCTCATTCCCTCGTAGCCGCTTTCATGCAAAACGGTGGGGACGTGGGTGCTAATGGATTAATAGAATAACATGGAGTTTTCAGTTTTAAATTTCGATGCAAATAAAGAACGGCGAAATTCTCGGCTTAACCAATCAAGACACGTATCATCGCGGGAAGCAGTGGTACGACTCCGGGCGTGTGCGTTTGCTGGAAACGGATGAGGATTTTTTTTCCGCACGCGTGCATGATTTTCCGGCACACTCGGTTTCCATTCATCGCAGCGACAATCAATTCGTCACAAGCTGCACCTGCTTGCATCCTTCCGCCTGTGAGCATGTCGTGGCCGCGCTGCTCAAGGCGCGCGACTATTATTCCTCTCCCGCCTATTTGAGAAAGCTTGAAAAAAAGTCAAACGGCAATGGCGCGCCCGAACCGCTGCCGGAAAACAAAGGCTGGCGCAGCCTGATCACGAACGTGCATCACGCGGGCAAGCTGCCGGTTGCCCCCGAAGCGCCGGACAGTGAACGCAAAGGTTGGAGTATTTATTTTGCCCTCAGCTTGCAGCCGCAAGAGTGGAAAATCACGCCGTTTCGCAGCCGGCGCCGCAAAGACGGTTCCTATGGCGCGGCCTATCCCACCACCAGCCATGAGCAGCCGTATTATCGCGTCAACGGCACGCAGCGCGAGAATCTCGCGATGATGATGCTGGCCGGCTTCGCCCCGGCGAATCAGCCGGCGCCGCGGTATCCCTTCAACAGCGCAGCCGAGACGCACGGCTATCGCCTCGATTATGGCGCGGACATCGGCATGTTGTTCGAATTGCTGCGCGACAGTGAATTTTTTTGGGAAGCGGACGCGGAGCGCTCACGCCCGCTGCAGGTGGAAGCCTCGCCCTGCCGTTTTGAAATTCGGTTTGAACAGGACAGCGAAGGCGTCACCCTGCATCCGGTCATTATTCGCAACGGAGAAGCCTTGCCGTTCGATCAACACACGCATGTATTGAGCACGCAACCGACGTGGCTGGCGCGCGGCGAAGAGATCATTCGTGTGGAAGGCAATCCGCCGCGTGATTTTTTGCTGTCGTTGCAAACGCATCCCTCGAGCATTCGCGTGCCGCGCACCGAGTTGAATGAGTTTTTTGCAACGATCGAACGCATTCCGGGGCTGCTCTCGCATCTTGTGTTGCCGCAGGCTGATGACATTCCGGTGATTGATCGGTTCACGCAAAAATGCCTTTATCTCAGCGAGCAGTATGAAAATCTTCTGGTGCGGCTTGTTTTTGTGTATGGCGGCAAACAGCTCGATTGCCAATTGCCGGAATCGCTGATCAGCGCTGACGCTGATCAAGCGGTGATGCTGCACCACGGTGAGGGCTTGAGCTTCCTGCGCGTGCGGCGCGATCATCCTGCGGAGGCGGAAGCGCGCGAGGCGCTGGTGGCCTCCGGCGCGCGGCAAAGCACCTCCGGCGAATTCGTGCTGCGCGAGAGTCGCGCGGTGGATTGGCTGCTCTTCGAGCTGCCGAAATTGCTGGCGCAGGGTTTCAAAGTGGTCGGTGAAGATCAACTCAAGCAGTTTCGCGTCAACCGCGCGCAGCCGCAATTGCACGTGGCCGTCAACAGTTCGATCGATTGGTTCGATTGCAAGCTGGTGATCGACTTCGACGGCATCCTGGTCTCGCTGAAGGATTTGCGCAAATCATTGGTGCATCAAACCCGCTATGTGAGATTGAGCGACGGCAGCACCGCGCTGCTGCCGGAAGAATGGCAACAGCGGCTCGCGCATCTCTTCAACCTGGGCGAGGTGTCGACCGACCGTGTCAAGGTCTCGCGCCATCACCTCACCTTGATCGACATGCTGCTCGACGAGGCGGAAAGCCAGGAGACCGACGAGCTCTATCGCGAGAGCCTGGAAAAATTGCGCAACTTTAAAGGCATTGCCGCGGTGGCCATGCCGAAACGTTTCAAGGGTAGCCTGCGGCCCTATCAAAAACGCGGCCTGGATTGGCTTTATTTTTTGCAGGAATTTCGCTTCGGCGGCTGCCTGGCGGATGATATGGGGCTGGGCAAAACCGTGCAGGCGCTGGCGTTGTTGCAAAGCGAAAAAAATCGCGGTGTGGACACGCCCAGCCTGATTGTTTGTCCGACCTCGGCGCTGTTCAACTGGCAAAATGAAATCCGCCGCTTC carries:
- a CDS encoding redoxin domain-containing protein, with product MTPIRTEADRLSLHTQIREKIREVRTKVKIKGPDFPPELEWLNTGRPLSLKELRGKIVLLDFWTYCCINCMHVLPDLKYLEEKYAGRPFVVIGVHSAKFTNEKEAAHVRQAVLRYEVEHPVVVDQDYQVWQAYTVRAWPTLVMIDPEGYLLGVFSGEGNRDILENYLEVALAIFEEEGKLDNSPVALQPERLDLPDSLLSYPGKIAADAKTHRLIIADSGHNRLIVCTPDGVIRDIIGSGLPGNADGDFETAHFYHPQGLAFHGEDLIVCDTDNHLLRRVDFGARSVTTIAGTGEQGGYGQRGGAALKVALNSPWDIFIHANMGYIAMAGPHQIWSIDLKTHRLEPFAGSGHEARRDGERLGAAFAQPSGITGEVIGNQLLRLFIADSEISCVRQIDLRSEKVGTLVGGDLFQFGDHDGAEDSVRLQHPLGVHFHDGKVFLADTYNHKIKVLDPNLRLCKTLFGDGTPGFENGRAPRFFEPSGLAVLHGKLYVADTNNHAIRALDLHTKQAATLNLKPQGLPLADHLVAMGTPAQRLAQQVLRPGTAHVYVKIALPETMVFNEGSPLQILARSRNDSLRLPETMMTVPSPSHEVVLPVLVSAVEEESALRLEMIYYYCDKSNNLCLVRQAVYELPIRITNSGADRIEIVDAPA
- a CDS encoding serine/threonine protein kinase, with amino-acid sequence MQIKNGEILGLTNQDTYHRGKQWYDSGRVRLLETDEDFFSARVHDFPAHSVSIHRSDNQFVTSCTCLHPSACEHVVAALLKARDYYSSPAYLRKLEKKSNGNGAPEPLPENKGWRSLITNVHHAGKLPVAPEAPDSERKGWSIYFALSLQPQEWKITPFRSRRRKDGSYGAAYPTTSHEQPYYRVNGTQRENLAMMMLAGFAPANQPAPRYPFNSAAETHGYRLDYGADIGMLFELLRDSEFFWEADAERSRPLQVEASPCRFEIRFEQDSEGVTLHPVIIRNGEALPFDQHTHVLSTQPTWLARGEEIIRVEGNPPRDFLLSLQTHPSSIRVPRTELNEFFATIERIPGLLSHLVLPQADDIPVIDRFTQKCLYLSEQYENLLVRLVFVYGGKQLDCQLPESLISADADQAVMLHHGEGLSFLRVRRDHPAEAEAREALVASGARQSTSGEFVLRESRAVDWLLFELPKLLAQGFKVVGEDQLKQFRVNRAQPQLHVAVNSSIDWFDCKLVIDFDGILVSLKDLRKSLVHQTRYVRLSDGSTALLPEEWQQRLAHLFNLGEVSTDRVKVSRHHLTLIDMLLDEAESQETDELYRESLEKLRNFKGIAAVAMPKRFKGSLRPYQKRGLDWLYFLQEFRFGGCLADDMGLGKTVQALALLQSEKNRGVDTPSLIVCPTSALFNWQNEIRRFTPKLNMLAHTGMDRRRAKKFDGFEIVLTSYGILRRDIEFLKNVRFHYTILDESQHIKNPLSQTAKAARILQANHRLVLTGTPVENNTQELWSQFNFLNPGLLGSLNYFKNAFARPIERERDNTSASLLRKMIFPFILRRTKQEVAQELPPKVENLFYCEMLPEQRKLYDRWRDYYRAHVMQQIDLQGLERSRMYVLEGLTRLRQICCHPALVDQQVAPVSGKFDALNELLENVLAENHKVLVFSQFVRMLRIIRLKLDDQKIPYAYLDGHTKERQAQVERFQSDPDIRVFLISLKAGGFSLNLTAADYVILYDPWWNPAAEAQAIDRTHRIGQDKNVFAYKLIVRDSVEEKILQLQERKKAIVADLITTDAGLFKKLSAEDIEVLFS
- a CDS encoding DUF3224 domain-containing protein, with translation MSRDLEGASKGHIRSTATAVKGSSGYVAVEKFSGKLHGRTGSFVLQHSEIITRGKL